From the Ipomoea triloba cultivar NCNSP0323 chromosome 8, ASM357664v1 genome, the window GTTCTAAAATGAGTGATCGAGTGGATAAAGTATGATATtgtaatattgtaattaaaAGATTGTAAATTAGAttcttattattacttttttgatCGAGTCTATCGCACCAGATTTTtctagtataatttttaaactatTACACAATAATATGATTTACTCAATGAATACCTTCAAGTAATATCTGTGAGTTTCTCCTGTCACTCAAAAAATAGAAGATCTAACTTGATTTtacaagtaaaataaaattttatagagaaaaaaaaaaaacgaagctatttttttaatgaaaacgTTAAACATTAGTACAATATAGTCAATTGTTTAGGTCAATTTTAGGCGAAAAAcattactaaatttaaaaagttgttatCAACCGGCAGCCGACAAATAGTTGTTGTCCTGTTCAATATGGGGAACaaatctttatttttcattaatttcttcacttttaatttttattctgcAATTGAAAAATAGTGGAAGAGTTCGATCTCGACTACTTGTCAATAGTGTTGGTGTTACTTGGCTTCGTTTTATctcattttcttttgctttgtttgtttgtttgttttttttttttccttctatttTTCCTACTTCCTAGTatgttaaaaatgaaaattgaagaaattaacTTATAAGAGGCACTTAATTGTTAAACTATAGACAAATCGGAATGTTCATGTTAGTTAGGGAAGTCATTATTACTTTCACAAGCTGTGTTGATTAGTTTTCTTCCCTGTCATTCTTGATTAATTGTGATGTACATATTATAAACGGACTCAGAGCAAATTAACCTGGTGGAGCGAACCCGACCAACCTTGGAGTCCCAGGGCTAAGCCCACTGCTCAACCCTGGCGGCTAAGGGCGAGCCTAGTGCTCAGCCACCGAGGTCAAGTCGAGTGCTCGGCCTCGAGGTGAGGTGTAGGTGCGATCAATTTCAGTTATAACTTCCCTCACTTTTCTCGTGGGGTAGTTAAGAGCTAGTTCGGTATAATTTATTGCTAATTGTCTTGTTAAGACATCATTCATTCTCTTGTAATAGCATAATAATTAGCATTACACAAGACTTAATACAACACTCTTGTCTACTCAATACATTTgtctttatttcttattagtcTCTTGATTATTATGTTATTTGAGTCAGGATACCCGGATAAATTTAATCCATCACATTGTTAAGTGATTTAACAGTTGAGCGATAAAGTTCCATGCAATCATGCTATCTAATTCACAATCCATAAATAATTTGATTGTAAATTGGctctaaattaatcaaaatttaatataattctaagaTATTAAGccgttattattattttttaaataaagataaGTTTGGTTTCACATATGAATTAAGACTAACTCATAGAATTGAAGGTGACAAGTCAAttattcattaaattaaaatcaGAGAGATTTGGAGGTTAGGCTATGTACGAAATGTATTTTGTCACCTATACCCATCCATCATATATCACATTCATTATGACTTTTTGAGTATCGCTATGTATATACACGTTACATAGGACCACATAATTGATGAGAACAACCTTAACACTGCAGATTTTTAAGGTACGGTGAAAACAGGCTCCACATTATTCTGTGAACAAGTcggcaaattttacttttttttttttttttttaatttctgaaattaaacgaatataaattattttacagCCCGATGAGGGAGTAAAAGTTaataatttcaagaaattaaaatagtaaaatagcacaaaaaagaagaagacgaCAACTAGAGATAACacgtttaatttgtttttgtcacaatttgtttgtttaatagttattattattattatattactacaGAGTATgttttaaatgataattaacCCATAAGCTAAGTGATAtgaatgatttttaattattattttttaaaatcatatcagattttcttttttaacacAATACacgaaaaatacttttttttttagtactactgactgtattacaatgcagtatctgtttataactatttttccaacttactgaagcacaaaaagtcaatattacCTCCACTTGAACCCACCCCTGGAGTGCAATTGGGTGCCAATAAACGAAAAACACTAATTACATGAATTTAGGCCGAATAACTTCCATAACATTTGCCACTAGTAAGGACATGTTGGGTGTATGTGTGTGGCTCACTagtcattttgtttattttatttatttctttaaaaaaaacaatcactTTTATAAAGAATgctataaaatattcaaaatgtcTATAACAATGTCAAGTAGAGAGAGACAAAGAAATTTAATGTCGCTATTTAGTCACTCTATTAGGATGCTCTAATGGGTGAATACTCTTGAGGTTCATTAAAGACCTAGCACTAGTAGTTGTAAAGTGTAAAGCACCAAACTCAAATCTTAATTAATACAATGACGGATTTTATCAACAATTCAAGAATATATAATGTCATTACAACATGACCTTCAAGTAGGGTAAACCCCACATGAAGTGTCACTATTTGATTAGCTTACCACTAAAATAGATACCCCttattttgacacatttttattACCCAATGAGATCGCTACACTACATATTACATTTGTCTTGTTCAAGAGATGCCCATCATTTCTattaaatttttcattattCGATGCAATTCTGACAACTCATAATGATATTAGCGAATATATGAACAATTAATATTACAATTAGGTTAATTAAGTCGAAAAATTCTATACAACCAACTTAATTGAGAAGATATTAACACAAATTAAACTCGTGACTTTTAAATACGAGAATCATACTCCACTTACTCGCTATTCCGAATATTAGTTTCATAGTCTCAGTCGTACCATTAATAATGAATGCATGGCAATCAATGTCATGGATCAATCATTTGGCCAAAACCAGACATTAGGTTGTGTCTGTAgtcatttcatatatatattttcaaagaaTGGGATAAAGGATTGTTAGTTGGATCCTAAGTAACGTGTTGTCCATATGAACACAATACAACGACACAACACTATTCAATCAATTAAGTAAAcaaacactagaaatgaaattattaaataGTGCATTCAATGATATCACATGGATGGTTTGCTACAAACGTTGGTTTAGGTTGCCTCTGCTCTCTGATCTATCCTCCAAACCCAGTTTTACTTTATCCTctttaccccccccccccccccccccccccccccctttttttttttttttttttttttttttttttttttttttttttttttttttttttttNNNNNNNNNNNNNNNNNNNNNNNNNNNNNNNNNNNNNNNNNNNNNNNNNNNNNNNNNNNNNNNNNNNNNNNNNNNNNNNNNNNNNNNNNNNNNNNNNNNNNNNNNNNNNNNNNNNNNNNNNNNNNNNNNNNNNNNNNNNNNNNNNNNNNNNNNNNNNNNNNNNNNNNNNNNNNNNNNNNNNNNNNNNNNNNNNNNNNNNNNNNNNNNNNNNNNNNNNNNNNNNNNNNNNNNNNNNNNNNNNNNNNNNNNNNNNNNNNNNNNNNNNNNNNNNNNNNNNNNNNNNNNNNNNNNNNNNNNNNNNNNNNNNNNNNNNNNNNNNNNNNNNNNNNNNNNNNNNNNNNNNNNNNNNNNNNNNNNNNNNNNNNNNNNNNNNNNNNNNNNNNNNNNNNNNNNNNNNNNNNNNNNNNNNNNNNNNNNNNNNNNNNNNNNNNNNNNNNNNNNNNNNNNNNNNNNNNNNNNNNNNNNNNNNNNNNNNNNNNNNNNNNNNNNNNNNNNNNNNNNNNNNNNNNNNNNNNNNNNNNNNNNNNNNNNNNNNNNNNNNNNNNNNNNNNNNNNNNNNNNNNNNNNNNNNNNNNNNNNNNNNNNNNNNNNNNNNNNNNNNNNNNNNNNNNNNNNNNNNNNNNNNNNNNNNNNNNNNNNNNNNNNNNNNNNNNNNNNNNNNNNNNNNNNNNNNNNNNNNNNNNNNNNNNNNNNNNNNNNNNNNNNNNNNNNNNNNNNNNNNNNNNNNNNNNNNNNNNNNNNNNNNNNNNNNNNNNNNNNNNNNNNNNNNNNNNNNNNNNNNNNNNNNNNNNNNNNNNNNNNNNNNNNNNNNNNNNNNNNNNNNNNNNNNNNNNNNNNNNNNNNNNNNNNNNNNNNNNNNNNNNNNNNNNNNNNNNNNNNNccccccctcccccctccttttttttttttttttggcaatttGCCACATGCTTACATCTTACATCAAACGCGTTTTCATTTCCCTTTTTAATTTGTACATATATTCTTTTGTTCCCTTTTAATTTCTTCcccacataaaaaaaatagaattttttaatgtattctttattttattattattttttggatgtTGAGGAAAATCTGTACCGCCATTACTGAGGTTGCGCATTGATAAACTATGTTTCTGTGTAATAGTTCACAATTCCCCcgaaaaaaagtaaattgtaataggaaggggtgggttcgagcctcagtggagacgatatgagcagatactgcattgtaacagagtccatagtattcaagaaaaaaagaagCTCCCTACATCTTGACTAATTGATGGGTCCAATAAGAGGAACagatgattttattaattactcaagctaattcttttttttttttctttatcaaattttaatataaatttttaaagtccCATTGGTTAGATATTTATTAACATTACACTaaatattatcaaaatttaaatataaataaaccgAATTAAGTCGATCTAGTAATAAATACTATAGACAGAGGGTGACAAGGCAGGAGATATcaaaataattagaaaaaagTGACATGGAAATAGTTAAGTGATAGAATAACGTTTGCACAGAGCATGTGCTTCTCCATGTGAGTTTGCCTCTTCACCTTAGCATGTTGATCGGTCTGCAAATTATATGATTCATCGGATATTTCTCGACggaaaatcaattttttctaattagttttttttttttttgagaaatgtCAAATACACTCAAacattacctaaaaaatcaattagtcccttgaacttttgaaagatacaattagatacataaacatgttaatttaatGCATTAAGACCCAaatacatgttagtgacctgttattACGGTGTTCCAGCAACGAAAACTAAAGATAGTGACCAACACGTCATTGAAGAAGGGTTGGTTGCCTTCACCGGCGACTAGAGATGGTAACCCAATTGGTCACCATCTCCAAGGGACGGAGAAGGTGATCAATCTATCCCTTGGAGATGGTGACCAACCCTTCTCCTGCGACGTGTTGGTCGCCGTTATCGGTAGATCGACCgtggtccaaaaataactttcagatagattctgtatctgtagttgacacattttatatcTGTAGTTGGCAATTtctgtacttgtagctatcatattatgtgtcagcaattatcaagttatttgtttacctGCATAGAAACTGTTAACCataggtacagaatgtgttaatgGAAGATacagaatttttgtatcagggttcTATAATGTAATAAGAAcgttggtccatggtataacaattggaatTGGACTTGATGGGGAATAATATATGGGCTGTCGAACAAGTAAAAGCCCCAATTCACATACCTTAGCTTGTTGGGCTAATTTTGCAAATATGGCACATACACAAATCTGTTCTTCAGTCCCAACTTGTAACTCTGCAAACTGTTTAAACAAGTGTGCATTTTGTCTTGTTTCTGTTCTTGATTTACAGTTTGACCTGTGTGTTGTGATTGTatggtttggatttgtttgAACTTTCTGGGATTTGCCCATGTAGTTGTTCTTGGatattcaataaaattttttacccttaataaaaaaaattgtgcatttttttcATATGTCTTTTCTTCTCAAGAACATTAAGGACATAATTACATCTAGGCtagataagaaaatattaattagcaGTAATTAAAGGGCCGGCGATTTTTACTTCACGTTCTTCGTAGTTTGTCCTCGAACAATAGTGACTTGCAACAACATGTCATTTGTATTTGAACACACAAATTCACAAATGCACTTATCATCTTTGTCAACAAGATTCACTCGGCATAGACTTTGCCATCCTCCAGTACTCAGCCATGTCCTCCCATCCTTCCAATTTTTAACCTCTGATTTCCATTCTCGGCCTCTCGTGTCTCGCAGGATTAAAGTTGGAGGCAATGCAATATTGTGGTCCTTAATAACATCTATTGGTATATActgcaaaaaatattgaaaaccACATGATTATAATcaagacaagaaatttctacaATGAGAAGAAATGTTTGGAATTATTACTAAAGCACCGCGATCTTTTGGTCTTAGTTTCGTCACGAAATAAGGATTTTTAGGCTGAATGTATTGGCCTGACGAGAAAAGTTCAATTCCAAACTGGtcaaaaacattcttatttttcttGCTTGAACTTCCTTCTCCTTCACTTGCACCCGTGCATTTCTTGAatccacctaaaaaaaaaaattattgccaAAACATATAAAACATATAACATAAACAAAATCAAGAACCAAAATAACTTACAAgaattgtttcttttttgtttagACTTCGTAAACCCAAACATGCTTGTCTTtacttcttcatcatcatcatcatcatcatcttcctctaCTTCATTCTCATCCTCTTCAGTAACAAAATTActatcatcttcatcatcactgcCACCATCATCCTCTACTTCATTCTTAACATCCT encodes:
- the LOC116027888 gene encoding B3 domain-containing protein REM20-like isoform X2, translated to MAGSVRTFRFCKHFCQETGSQKLEIPISFKEYVGGVVPKKNNWANFVEDNSITNGDCLVFSYDGYGMFDCVLFDQFGCEKIVVRDAQSQVNKEVKQEEDDDDDKNDCGDEDDCNFVNEDVKNEVEDDGGSDDEDDSNFVTEEDENEVEEDDDDDDDEEVKTSMFGFTKSKQKRNNSCGFKKCTGASEGEGSSSKKNKNVFDQFGIELFSSGQYIQPKNPYFVTKLRPKDRGALYIPIDVIKDHNIALPPTLILRDTRGREWKSEVKNWKDGRTWLSTGGWQSLCRVNLVDKDDKCICEFVCSNTNDMLLQVTIVRGQTTKNVK
- the LOC116027888 gene encoding B3 domain-containing protein REM20-like isoform X1, yielding MAGSVRTFRFCKHFCQETGSQKLEIPISFKEYVGGVVPKKVILRNCFKKVWSMEMTETRDGLCFQNNWANFVEDNSITNGDCLVFSYDGYGMFDCVLFDQFGCEKIVVRDAQSQVNKEVKQEEDDDDDKNDCGDEDDCNFVNEDVKNEVEDDGGSDDEDDSNFVTEEDENEVEEDDDDDDDEEVKTSMFGFTKSKQKRNNSCGFKKCTGASEGEGSSSKKNKNVFDQFGIELFSSGQYIQPKNPYFVTKLRPKDRGALYIPIDVIKDHNIALPPTLILRDTRGREWKSEVKNWKDGRTWLSTGGWQSLCRVNLVDKDDKCICEFVCSNTNDMLLQVTIVRGQTTKNVK